In the genome of Thermodesulfovibrionales bacterium, one region contains:
- a CDS encoding ABC transporter permease: MGIIVLSLKVSGSALIVATLLGLPCGALLALRSFPLKRLIITALNTFMGLPPVVVGLFVYLLLSRSGPLGFMALLYTATAMVIAQTILAFPIISSLSHSAIVGVDHIIRQASMTLGATPFQVSLTIIREARYGIMSGVIAAFGRVMAEVGAILIVGGNIAGYTRVMTTTIALETDKGNFELALALGIILLTISLIINFVLHVVQRRGMAGIER; encoded by the coding sequence TTGGGGATTATCGTTCTCTCCCTCAAGGTTTCCGGCTCCGCCCTTATTGTCGCAACATTACTCGGCCTCCCTTGCGGAGCGCTCCTCGCTCTCAGGAGTTTCCCTCTGAAGAGACTCATCATTACGGCGCTCAATACCTTCATGGGTCTTCCCCCCGTGGTGGTCGGATTGTTTGTCTATCTCCTCTTGTCGAGGAGCGGCCCCCTCGGCTTCATGGCCTTGCTCTACACCGCGACAGCGATGGTGATCGCCCAGACCATCCTCGCATTTCCGATCATATCTTCTCTCAGCCATTCTGCCATTGTGGGCGTTGACCATATCATCAGGCAGGCATCGATGACTCTCGGAGCCACCCCTTTTCAGGTTTCACTGACGATCATCAGGGAGGCGCGGTATGGAATCATGTCAGGAGTGATCGCCGCCTTCGGAAGGGTGATGGCCGAAGTCGGTGCAATACTCATTGTGGGGGGCAATATCGCGGGCTATACAAGGGTCATGACGACTACGATAGCCCTCGAAACGGACAAAGGGAACTTTGAGCTCGCCCTCGCACTCGGCATAATACTCCTGACGATCTCTCTCATCATAAATTTCGTGCTCCACGTTGTTCAGAGGAGAGGCATGGCTGGTATCGAGAGATGA